One segment of Cetobacterium sp. NK01 DNA contains the following:
- a CDS encoding reverse transcriptase domain-containing protein, producing MAFKAKEIELAYLTFKELVYYENNVLLHLKMQLADFENKNNFTSEESRSSFFYTLENLLNNGNTFDSLINSLNFKKVIKKLNDNSKDLDILNIISPSDKNLLSEDKIQKINDILLADDTTLTLQYNYIIDCDITLHILSILWIFKVGYKFDKTVQRYSYGYRLNFTNDILDTKHPFKRYITQYQAWKNNGIKKAKEITLTDNENAVLISLDLKRFYYSISHEILKSKMESIFENISDNYLTKIILNINKQYDLLVSEDMNENREKHILPIGLYSSHILANIYLKELDENILKLNPSYYGRYVDDLFIVFKEYDSRKFISKKNYLKEKLAPLIEKTFIDNIGLEKCFSQELLIENTKHKTIFLTNENKKVEILKIENSFLERASTFTFLPNEKNIEDLYRKIFSEEHEDTKSKKYDVSVYLAKILTIFSGINKNENISHIKKNTKDLLDFFGEENIIKYSVYFEKIFIFLVMIEDTKEIENFYKKINTYLSKLAQNETPNKPHINYIHLKEYLNNSFFFALSLNPKLLKNFTFEFKSIFKDDDLEETLFKIFNSNMLKQKMIHYPLLSYLPLTKEIYLNFNFFEARYFDFEKNPDNFENFNLCDQKLKLSPRFIHLDELNIFYIKRHILNHDKNFDYLDISKEKFTLNFKRKNQEKEIEVFKNNICDVEYNNLHLYKVKSNDKKELKEVTIGIASLLIDDQKVFNVLDGNYNLSFNKKERIMDILNLSKKHNVNILIFPEVSIPFQWLKFINEFSRKNQILITGGLEHIHCPSIKYKDSYKKYAYNYLFTTLPFSTSSYKSSFIKIRLKNHYAPGEKDFIEGKNFSIPKPFPIKYDIFSWEGIHFSNFNCFELSDIEGRSKLKNYIDLLIASVFNRDLHYFKNILESTCRDLHVYVAQSNTSIYGDCEIMQPTKKESMILGCLKGGINDNLLVDKIDIQKLREFQLLNNTLQKSNNKFKVTPPGIDPDIVTVRNNNSLDLFFKENLSNPKIELLKELLSNNLLITNDFDKLSNSISKILKLDLKKTKDIIKKE from the coding sequence ATGGCTTTTAAAGCTAAAGAAATTGAGTTAGCATATCTCACGTTTAAAGAATTAGTTTATTATGAAAATAATGTCTTACTTCATTTAAAAATGCAATTAGCAGATTTCGAGAATAAAAATAATTTTACATCAGAAGAAAGTCGATCATCCTTTTTTTACACTTTAGAAAATCTTTTGAATAATGGTAATACATTTGACAGTTTAATTAATTCTCTTAATTTTAAAAAAGTTATAAAAAAATTAAATGATAATTCTAAAGATTTAGATATTTTAAATATTATTTCTCCATCTGATAAAAATTTATTAAGCGAAGATAAAATACAAAAAATTAACGATATTTTATTAGCAGATGATACTACTTTAACCTTACAGTATAATTATATAATTGATTGTGATATCACTTTACATATTTTATCTATATTATGGATTTTTAAAGTTGGATATAAATTTGATAAAACAGTACAAAGATACTCTTATGGATATAGATTAAATTTTACCAATGATATCTTAGATACAAAACATCCTTTTAAAAGATATATAACACAATATCAAGCTTGGAAAAATAATGGAATAAAAAAAGCTAAAGAAATTACTCTTACTGATAATGAAAATGCTGTTTTAATAAGTTTAGATCTAAAAAGATTTTACTATAGTATAAGTCATGAAATATTGAAGTCAAAAATGGAAAGTATTTTTGAAAATATTTCGGATAATTATCTAACAAAAATAATTCTAAATATAAATAAACAATATGATCTTCTTGTTTCAGAAGATATGAATGAAAACCGAGAAAAACATATTCTTCCCATTGGTTTATATAGTTCTCATATTCTCGCTAATATTTATCTAAAAGAATTGGATGAAAATATCCTAAAATTAAATCCGTCTTATTATGGAAGGTATGTCGACGATCTCTTTATTGTTTTTAAAGAATACGATTCTAGAAAGTTTATATCCAAGAAAAATTATTTAAAAGAAAAACTAGCTCCTCTTATAGAAAAAACTTTTATCGACAATATTGGCTTAGAAAAGTGTTTTAGTCAAGAACTTCTAATTGAAAACACAAAACATAAAACTATATTCTTAACTAATGAAAATAAAAAAGTTGAGATACTAAAAATTGAAAATAGCTTCTTGGAAAGAGCCAGCACCTTTACATTTTTACCAAATGAAAAAAATATTGAAGATTTATATAGAAAAATTTTCTCTGAAGAACATGAAGATACTAAAAGCAAAAAGTATGATGTTTCTGTTTACTTAGCAAAAATTTTAACTATTTTTTCAGGAATAAATAAAAATGAAAATATTTCTCATATTAAAAAGAATACTAAAGATTTACTTGATTTCTTTGGAGAAGAAAATATTATCAAATATTCTGTTTACTTTGAAAAAATTTTTATTTTTTTAGTAATGATAGAAGACACAAAAGAAATTGAAAATTTCTATAAAAAAATCAATACTTATCTAAGTAAATTAGCTCAAAATGAAACCCCTAATAAACCTCATATTAATTATATTCATTTAAAAGAATACCTAAATAATTCTTTCTTTTTTGCTCTAAGTCTTAACCCAAAACTTTTAAAAAATTTTACTTTTGAATTTAAATCTATTTTTAAAGATGATGACTTAGAAGAAACTTTATTTAAAATTTTTAATTCAAATATGTTAAAACAAAAAATGATACATTATCCTCTTCTAAGTTATCTTCCTTTAACTAAAGAAATTTATTTAAATTTTAATTTTTTTGAAGCTAGGTACTTTGATTTTGAAAAAAATCCTGATAATTTTGAAAATTTTAATCTCTGCGATCAAAAATTAAAATTATCTCCTCGTTTTATTCACTTAGATGAATTAAATATATTTTATATCAAAAGACATATCCTTAATCATGATAAAAATTTTGATTATTTAGATATTAGTAAAGAAAAATTCACTCTTAATTTTAAAAGAAAAAACCAAGAAAAAGAAATTGAAGTATTTAAAAATAATATCTGTGATGTAGAATATAATAATCTTCACTTATATAAAGTTAAATCTAATGATAAAAAAGAACTTAAAGAAGTAACTATAGGGATTGCAAGTTTGCTTATTGATGATCAAAAAGTGTTTAATGTTCTTGATGGAAATTACAATCTATCGTTTAATAAAAAAGAGCGTATTATGGATATTCTTAATTTGAGCAAAAAACATAACGTTAACATTTTAATTTTTCCTGAAGTATCTATCCCTTTTCAATGGTTAAAATTTATTAATGAGTTCTCGAGAAAAAATCAAATTTTGATTACTGGCGGCCTTGAGCATATCCATTGTCCTAGTATAAAATACAAGGATTCGTACAAAAAATATGCTTATAATTATTTATTTACAACATTGCCTTTTTCAACTAGTAGTTACAAATCTTCATTTATAAAAATCAGACTAAAAAACCACTACGCTCCAGGTGAAAAAGATTTTATCGAAGGCAAAAACTTTTCGATTCCTAAACCTTTTCCAATAAAGTATGATATTTTTTCATGGGAAGGTATTCACTTTTCAAATTTTAATTGTTTTGAATTATCTGATATTGAAGGAAGAAGTAAATTAAAAAATTATATTGATTTATTAATAGCCTCTGTTTTTAATAGAGATCTTCATTACTTTAAAAATATTTTAGAATCCACTTGTAGAGATTTACATGTCTATGTTGCTCAAAGTAATACTTCTATTTATGGTGATTGTGAAATCATGCAACCTACAAAAAAAGAAAGTATGATTTTAGGATGTCTAAAAGGAGGAATTAATGATAATCTTTTAGTTGACAAAATTGATATCCAAAAATTACGAGAATTTCAACTTTTAAACAATACCTTGCAGAAAAGTAATAATAAATTCAAAGTAACACCTCCAGGAATTGATCCTGATATAGTAACGGTCAGAAATAATAACTCTTTAGATCTTTTTTTCAAAGAAAATTTATCAAATCCTAAGATAGAATTATTAAAAGAATTATTATCCAATAATCTTCTGATTACAAATGATTTTGATAAATTGTCCAATTCTATTTCAAAGATTTTAAAACTAGACTTGAAAAAAACCAAAGATATTATAAAAAAAGAATAA
- a CDS encoding EFR1 family ferrodoxin (N-terminal region resembles flavodoxins. C-terminal ferrodoxin region binds two 4Fe-4S clusters.), with product MKTIYYFSGTGNTLYLGKYLKENCSYNLVNISAVKDEKVILNGEIGFLFPVYAMGIPKIVEEFLKKVEIEKVDYLFAVATCGGSGYGIPFNQVNNILSEKGRVLDYSEYCHMPDNYLKLFKAMSEDKAKIDIESSKGKMKIICDDILKGKKSSANSNIFLYPIFLLIYKFWRLGLKTVSKKFKLNDERCISCGICKDVCPVENIELVDGKPAWGKNCEDCLACANLCPTVAISCGGKSKYDNRYKNPYIGINELKNKGLL from the coding sequence ATGAAGACAATATATTATTTTTCAGGAACAGGGAATACATTATATTTAGGAAAATATTTAAAAGAAAATTGTTCGTACAATTTAGTGAATATATCAGCAGTAAAAGATGAAAAAGTAATATTAAATGGAGAGATAGGTTTTTTATTTCCAGTGTATGCAATGGGAATTCCGAAAATAGTGGAAGAGTTTTTAAAAAAAGTTGAAATTGAAAAAGTAGATTATTTATTTGCAGTTGCAACTTGTGGTGGAAGTGGTTATGGAATACCATTTAATCAAGTTAATAATATTTTATCAGAGAAAGGAAGAGTGTTAGACTACTCTGAGTACTGCCATATGCCAGATAACTATTTAAAACTATTTAAGGCTATGTCAGAAGATAAAGCTAAAATTGATATTGAATCATCTAAAGGTAAGATGAAAATAATTTGTGATGATATATTAAAAGGAAAAAAATCTTCAGCGAATAGTAATATCTTTTTATATCCAATATTTCTATTGATTTATAAGTTTTGGAGACTTGGATTAAAAACAGTTTCTAAAAAGTTTAAACTGAATGATGAAAGATGTATAAGTTGTGGAATATGTAAAGATGTTTGTCCTGTTGAAAATATAGAACTAGTTGATGGGAAACCTGCTTGGGGTAAAAACTGCGAAGATTGCTTAGCATGCGCAAATCTATGTCCAACTGTTGCTATATCTTGTGGTGGTAAAAGCAAGTATGACAATAGGTATAAAAACCCTTATATTGGGATTAATGAGCTGAAAAATAAAGGTTTATTATAA